One genomic region from Salvia hispanica cultivar TCC Black 2014 chromosome 2, UniMelb_Shisp_WGS_1.0, whole genome shotgun sequence encodes:
- the LOC125205925 gene encoding glycylpeptide N-tetradecanoyltransferase 1-like produces the protein MADDDARAENSLSHESNASSEKEIEMSIDALASQVQESFSLSKRHKFWETQPVGQFNDLGDTSLPEGPIQQPTPLSEVKQEPYILPSAYELVTCDLDSEEVCSEVYTLLTNNYVENDDSMFRFDYSKEFLRWALCPPGYFRSWHIGLRVKTSKKLVAFISGIPAKVRIRDAVLLLAEINFLCVHKKLRSRRLTPVMIKEVSRRVRLENIWQAAYTSGVVFPTPIASSMYWYRSLNPKKLIDVGFSRIEAWDTMARYINYYKLPEQTATPGLRKMEPRDVPAVARLLKNYLKQFVLAPDFDEKEVEHWLLPKEDVMDTYVVESPESHEITDFCSFYTFTWSIFGSQDHSILKVAYSYYNVSTKTPLVQLMSDALVVAKKKDLDVFNALDIMLNGTFFSELRFLPADGKLNYYLYNYRLKHGLRPSEIGLLPL, from the coding sequence CGAGCTGAAAACAGTCTCTCACACGAGAGCAATGCATCTTCGGAGAAGGAAATTGAAATGTCGATTGATGCATTGGCAAGTCAGGTTCAAGAATCCTTCTCACTTTCGAAGAGGCATAAGTTCTGGGAGACCCAACCGGTTGGCCAGTTCAACGATCTTGGAGATACGAGCCTGCCTGAAGGACCGATTCAACAGCCTACACCACTATCTGAAGTCAAGCAAGAGCCGTATATTCTTCCATCCGCCTATGAATTGGTTACATGCGATCTGGATTCTGAGGAGGTGTGTAGTGAGGTTTATACCTTATTGACCAATAACTATGTTGAGAATGACGATAGCATGTTTAGATTCGATTACTCAAAAGAGTTTCTTAGATGGGCACTCTGTCCTCCTGGTTATTTCCGGAGCTGGCACATCGGGTTAAGGGTTAAGACTTCAAAGAAACTGGTTGCATTCATAAGTGGAATCCCTGCAAAAGTTCGTATCCGTGATGCTGTATTGCTGCTTGCAGAGATCAATTTTTTGTGCGTACACAAGAAGCTCCGGTCAAGAAGGCTTACTCCAGTCATGATTAAGGAGGTTAGTCGCAGGGTGCGTTTGGAGAATATATGGCAGGCAGCTTATACTTCTGGTGTTGTTTTTCCTACACCGATAGCATCCAGTATGTACTGGTACAGGTCGTTGAATCCGAAGAAGCTAATCGACGTTGGGTTCTCTAGAATTGAAGCATGGGATACCATGGCCCGATACATCAACTATTACAAGTTACCAGAGCAAACCGCGACCCCTGGCCTCAGAAAGATGGAACCCCGCGATGTTCCTGCAGTTGCTCGTTTGCTTAAGAATTACTTGAAGCAGTTTGTTTTGGCTCCAGATTTTGACGAGAAGGAAGTCGAGCACTGGCTGCTTCCCAAGGAAGATGTCATGGATACTTATGTGGTCGAAAGTCCTGAAAGTCACGAAATCACTGATTTCTGCAGTTTTTACACCTTTACCTGGTCTATATTTGGTAGCCAGGACCATTCCATTCTGAAGGTGGCGTATTCGTATTACAACGTATCCACCAAGACGCCCTTAGTTCAACTGATGAGTGATGCTCTCGTTGTTGCCAAGAAGAAGGATTTGGACGTCTTCAATGCGTTGGACATTATGCTCAACGGGACTTTCTTCAGTGAGCTCAGGTTTCTCCCTGCAGATGGGAAGCTTAATTACTATCTCTACAACTATCGGCTAAAGCACGGGCTAAGACCATCGGAGATAGGCCTCCTGCCCTTATAG